From a region of the Mycobacteroides saopaulense genome:
- a CDS encoding FAD-dependent monooxygenase: MRVAIIGAGIGGLTAAAALRANDIDIVVYEKAHELREVGAGVVVASNGLRAFDEVGLGDRVRTVGTPIGRTLWHTWQGESVPVPPGWPAVSPDRPVTSLPVHRGELQRALLGALPEGTVHLGRPCHDIVETADGVRILFADGTHEIADLAVGADGIHSAVQRVVADPVELSSEGIMAYRGLIPVERLGGAIHLDSMQMWLGPGRSFLIYPVSQGRLLNVVAFTASNLDAEESWTAPGDVAELAAEFAGWDQPVQRVVEAMTETFRWGLYDRKPLNRWTTDRIALLGDAAHPMTPHLGQGANMSIEDAVVLATVLADASESDIPRRLALYESLRRDRTSRVQRNARQSGSVYRSVDLTAQQQAARLTEILADNWIPDYDAAGAAGVALAGL; encoded by the coding sequence ATGCGGGTAGCGATCATCGGCGCCGGAATTGGCGGGCTCACCGCGGCAGCGGCATTGCGCGCCAACGATATCGACATCGTCGTCTACGAGAAGGCACACGAACTGCGCGAGGTGGGTGCGGGCGTGGTCGTGGCGAGCAACGGCCTGCGCGCGTTCGACGAAGTGGGCCTGGGTGATCGCGTACGCACCGTCGGCACGCCGATCGGGCGCACGTTGTGGCATACGTGGCAGGGAGAGAGCGTTCCGGTACCGCCCGGGTGGCCCGCGGTGAGCCCCGATCGTCCGGTGACCTCACTACCGGTACACCGCGGCGAGCTGCAGCGGGCCTTGCTGGGTGCGTTACCCGAAGGAACCGTCCACCTCGGCCGCCCCTGCCATGACATCGTCGAGACCGCGGACGGGGTGCGCATTCTTTTCGCCGACGGCACGCACGAGATCGCCGACCTCGCAGTGGGGGCCGACGGCATCCACTCGGCGGTGCAGCGTGTGGTGGCCGATCCGGTCGAGCTGTCCAGCGAGGGCATCATGGCCTACCGAGGCCTGATTCCTGTCGAACGCCTCGGCGGCGCGATCCATCTGGATTCCATGCAGATGTGGCTCGGCCCCGGACGCAGCTTCCTGATCTATCCCGTCTCGCAGGGCCGGCTGCTCAATGTGGTGGCCTTCACCGCAAGCAATCTCGATGCCGAGGAATCCTGGACCGCCCCCGGCGATGTCGCGGAGTTGGCCGCGGAATTCGCGGGGTGGGACCAGCCGGTCCAGCGAGTCGTCGAGGCAATGACGGAGACCTTCCGCTGGGGCCTGTACGACCGAAAGCCGTTGAACCGCTGGACCACCGATCGCATAGCGCTTCTCGGCGACGCGGCCCATCCGATGACACCGCACCTCGGACAGGGCGCGAACATGTCGATCGAGGACGCCGTGGTGCTGGCCACCGTGCTCGCCGACGCATCGGAGAGCGACATCCCCCGCCGACTGGCCCTGTACGAATCACTGCGGCGCGATCGCACGTCCCGGGTGCAGCGCAACGCGCGTCAGTCAGGCAGTGTCTATCGCTCCGTCGATCTGACCGCACAGCAGCAAGCCGCGCGGCTCACCGAAATCCTGGCCGACAACTGGATTCCCGACTATGACGCCGCCGGAGCGGCCGGGGTGGCGCTCGCCGGACTCTAG
- the gatB gene encoding Asp-tRNA(Asn)/Glu-tRNA(Gln) amidotransferase subunit GatB: MTELLDYDDVLTRYEPVLGMEVHVELSTATKMFCGCPTTFGAEPNTQICPVCLGLPGSLPVVNEKAVESAIRIGLALNCEIAPWGRFARKNYFYPDQPKNYQISQYDEPIAFNGYLDVPLDDGTTWRVQIERAHMEEDTGKLTHIGSETGRISGATESLLDYNRAGVPLVEIVTKPIEGTGERAPEIARAYVTALRDLLRALDVSDVRMDHGSMRCDANVSLMPTGADEFGTRTETKNVNSLKSVEVAVRYEMRRQAAVLDAGEDVIQETRHFLEQDGSTSAGRRKETAEDYRYFPEPDLEPVAPSTELIERLRGTLPELPWLRLGRIQQEWGISDEVMRDLVNNGAVELVQATVAEGASSEDARSWWGNYLVQQANTREVELAELPITPSQVAVVVALIKDGKLSNKLARQVVDGVLAGEGEPEQVMNDRGLVVVRDDSVIQAAVDEALAANPDVAQKIRDGKVAAAGAIVGAVMKATKGQADAALVKDLVLKACGQG, from the coding sequence ATGACAGAACTGCTGGACTACGACGACGTGCTGACCCGATACGAGCCGGTGCTCGGTATGGAGGTTCACGTCGAACTGTCCACGGCTACCAAGATGTTCTGCGGCTGCCCCACCACATTCGGCGCGGAGCCGAACACCCAGATTTGTCCCGTCTGTCTGGGCCTGCCGGGCTCGCTACCGGTGGTCAACGAGAAGGCCGTCGAATCGGCCATCCGCATCGGGCTGGCGCTCAACTGTGAGATCGCCCCGTGGGGCCGCTTCGCCCGCAAGAACTACTTCTACCCGGACCAGCCGAAGAACTACCAGATCTCTCAGTACGACGAGCCGATCGCGTTCAACGGTTATCTCGACGTTCCGCTGGACGACGGCACCACCTGGCGGGTGCAGATCGAGCGCGCCCACATGGAAGAGGACACCGGCAAGCTGACCCACATCGGCAGCGAGACCGGCCGCATCTCGGGCGCCACCGAGTCCCTGCTCGACTACAACCGCGCCGGCGTGCCCCTCGTGGAGATCGTCACCAAGCCCATCGAGGGCACCGGCGAGCGGGCTCCCGAGATCGCCCGCGCCTACGTGACCGCACTGCGGGACCTGTTGCGCGCCTTGGACGTTTCCGATGTACGAATGGACCACGGGTCGATGCGCTGCGACGCGAACGTCTCGCTGATGCCTACCGGTGCCGACGAGTTCGGTACCCGGACCGAGACCAAGAACGTCAACTCGCTCAAGAGCGTCGAGGTGGCGGTGCGCTACGAGATGCGGCGCCAGGCGGCTGTTCTGGATGCGGGCGAGGACGTCATCCAGGAGACGCGGCACTTCCTGGAGCAGGACGGCAGCACCAGCGCGGGACGCCGCAAGGAGACGGCCGAGGATTACCGGTACTTCCCGGAGCCCGACCTCGAGCCGGTAGCGCCCAGCACCGAACTGATCGAGCGGTTGCGCGGCACCCTGCCGGAGCTGCCCTGGCTGCGGCTGGGCCGCATTCAGCAGGAGTGGGGCATCTCCGACGAGGTGATGCGCGACCTGGTGAACAACGGCGCCGTCGAACTGGTGCAGGCCACCGTCGCCGAGGGGGCCAGCAGCGAGGACGCGCGCTCGTGGTGGGGCAACTACCTGGTGCAGCAAGCCAATACACGTGAGGTCGAACTGGCCGAGCTACCCATCACACCGTCGCAGGTGGCCGTCGTCGTCGCGCTGATCAAGGACGGCAAGCTGTCCAACAAGTTGGCGCGGCAGGTGGTCGACGGGGTTCTCGCCGGCGAGGGCGAACCCGAGCAGGTGATGAACGACCGCGGTCTGGTCGTGGTGCGCGACGACTCGGTGATCCAGGCCGCCGTCGACGAGGCGTTGGCCGCCAATCCCGATGTCGCCCAGAAGATCCGCGACGGCAAGGTCGCGGCTGCGGGCGCCATCGTCGGTGCGGTCATGAAGGCCACCAAGGGGCAGGCCGATGCGGCGCTGGTCAAGGACCTGGTGCTCAAGGCCTGCGGCCAGGGCTAG
- a CDS encoding ATP-dependent 6-phosphofructokinase, producing the protein MRIGVLTGGGDCPGLNAVIRAVVRTCANRYDSQVVGFQDGWRGLLENRRIQLANDDRNDRLLTKGGTVLGTARTNPDKLRAGLDQIKQTLDDNGIDVLIPIGGEGTLTAASWLADENVPVVGVPKTIDNDIDCTDVTFGFDTALTIATEAIDRLHSTAESHQRVMLVEVMGRHAGWIALHSGLASGAHMTLIPEVPYDVDEVCRLIKGRFQRGDSHFICVVAEGAKPAEGSMELRDGGIDEFGHQRFTGVAQQLGVEIEKRINKEVRTTVLGHVQRGGTPTPFDRVLATRFGVNAADAAHAGEYGVMVSLRGQDIGRVPLSEATRHLKLVPKNRYEDAAAFFG; encoded by the coding sequence ATGCGTATCGGAGTGCTTACCGGTGGAGGAGATTGCCCGGGGCTCAACGCCGTCATCCGCGCGGTGGTGCGAACCTGCGCCAATCGCTATGACTCGCAGGTAGTCGGATTTCAGGACGGATGGCGGGGACTGCTGGAGAACCGGCGCATCCAGCTGGCCAACGACGACCGCAATGATCGGCTGCTGACCAAGGGTGGCACGGTGCTCGGCACCGCGCGCACCAATCCGGACAAGCTGCGTGCCGGGCTGGACCAGATCAAACAGACCCTGGACGACAACGGGATCGATGTGCTCATCCCGATTGGTGGGGAGGGCACCCTCACGGCGGCCAGTTGGCTTGCCGACGAGAACGTGCCGGTGGTCGGGGTGCCCAAGACGATCGATAACGATATCGATTGCACCGATGTCACTTTCGGGTTCGATACCGCGCTGACCATCGCCACCGAGGCCATCGATCGGCTGCACAGCACGGCCGAATCGCACCAGCGCGTCATGCTGGTCGAGGTGATGGGCAGGCACGCGGGCTGGATCGCCCTGCATTCCGGGTTGGCGTCGGGTGCGCACATGACGCTGATCCCCGAGGTGCCGTACGACGTAGACGAGGTGTGCCGCCTGATCAAAGGCCGCTTCCAGCGCGGGGATTCGCATTTCATCTGCGTGGTGGCCGAGGGCGCGAAGCCAGCCGAGGGCTCAATGGAACTGCGAGACGGAGGAATTGACGAGTTCGGGCACCAGCGGTTCACCGGGGTAGCCCAGCAGTTGGGGGTGGAGATCGAGAAGCGCATCAACAAGGAGGTGCGCACCACGGTGCTGGGGCATGTGCAGCGCGGCGGCACGCCGACGCCGTTCGACAGGGTGCTCGCGACCCGGTTCGGGGTGAACGCGGCGGACGCCGCACACGCCGGCGAGTACGGGGTCATGGTGTCGCTGCGAGGGCAGGACATCGGCCGGGTGCCGCTGTCGGAGGCGACCCGCCATCTCAAGCTGGTCCCGAAGAATCGTTACGAGGACGCCGCCGCTTTCTTCGGTTAG
- a CDS encoding APC family permease, which produces MSSDTPVESKGLKGGAMGLLSSVVVGLASTAPAYSLAATLGLIVASGGALLAGVKAPAIVLISFIPIYLIAVAYQELNKAEPDCGTTFTWASRTFGPIVGWLGGWGIIAADVIVMANLAQIAGAYSFTFVGDLGWTAAASLADSTLWSTVAGVLWIVIMTYVCYRGIEVSVRLQYALLLVEMVVLVAVSIIALIKVYTHNAEAYSLLPSLSWFWPGGLDFGTVIAPAVLTTIFIYWGWDTAVACNEESDDPGRTPGRAAVLSTFLLLATYALVSVAAVAFAGVGTEGIGLGNQENAADVFAAIGPELFGDSFLGHVGMLLLSASILTSASACTQTTILPTARTTLSMGVYKALPDSFASIHRTYLTPTTSTVAMGAVSITCYVLFTIISTNLLTALIGSVGLMIAFYYGLTGFACVWFYRRTLTQSARNFMMRGAIPLLGGIALTVIFAYGLIQYAKPSWLIDDAGNNVTVFGFGAVAVVGIGALVLGVVVMMLWRVAAPPFFQGATLPRRSADLVLAPAAATTHFGLPDAVEAQQTVIAGDLSNLPEGEVAVNPQTGEEFTKD; this is translated from the coding sequence ATGAGTTCAGACACCCCCGTCGAGAGCAAGGGGCTCAAGGGCGGCGCGATGGGGCTGCTTTCCAGCGTCGTCGTTGGGCTCGCCTCTACGGCACCGGCCTACAGCCTGGCTGCCACCCTGGGATTGATCGTCGCCAGTGGCGGTGCCCTGCTCGCCGGGGTCAAGGCGCCGGCCATCGTGCTGATCTCGTTCATCCCGATTTATCTGATCGCGGTGGCCTATCAGGAGCTGAACAAGGCCGAGCCGGACTGCGGCACCACCTTTACCTGGGCCTCGCGCACCTTCGGGCCGATTGTCGGATGGCTCGGTGGTTGGGGGATCATCGCCGCCGACGTCATCGTGATGGCGAACCTGGCCCAGATCGCGGGCGCCTATTCGTTCACGTTTGTCGGTGATCTGGGGTGGACCGCGGCAGCAAGCCTGGCCGACAGCACCCTGTGGTCGACGGTGGCCGGCGTTCTGTGGATCGTGATCATGACGTACGTCTGTTATCGCGGTATCGAAGTCTCGGTGCGTCTGCAGTACGCGCTCTTACTGGTCGAGATGGTTGTTCTGGTCGCCGTGTCAATCATCGCGCTGATCAAGGTCTACACCCACAACGCCGAGGCCTATTCGTTGCTGCCTTCGCTGTCCTGGTTCTGGCCCGGGGGTTTGGATTTCGGCACCGTCATCGCACCCGCCGTGCTGACCACGATCTTCATTTACTGGGGTTGGGATACCGCGGTGGCTTGTAACGAGGAGTCCGATGACCCGGGACGCACGCCGGGGCGCGCGGCAGTGCTGTCCACATTCTTGCTGCTGGCCACCTATGCGCTGGTCAGTGTGGCTGCGGTGGCGTTCGCGGGAGTCGGCACCGAGGGGATAGGCCTGGGCAATCAGGAAAACGCCGCCGACGTGTTCGCAGCCATTGGTCCCGAGCTGTTCGGCGACAGCTTCCTTGGGCATGTGGGGATGCTGCTGCTGTCCGCGTCTATTCTGACGTCGGCCTCGGCCTGCACCCAGACCACGATCCTGCCCACCGCCCGCACCACCTTGTCGATGGGTGTCTACAAGGCGCTGCCGGACTCGTTCGCATCGATCCATCGCACGTATCTGACGCCCACTACTTCCACCGTGGCGATGGGTGCGGTCTCGATTACCTGCTACGTGCTCTTTACGATCATCAGCACCAACCTGCTGACAGCACTCATCGGATCGGTCGGACTGATGATTGCCTTCTACTACGGGCTCACCGGATTCGCGTGTGTGTGGTTTTACCGTCGGACACTCACGCAGAGTGCGCGCAATTTCATGATGCGTGGTGCGATCCCGTTGCTCGGTGGAATCGCGCTGACGGTCATCTTCGCTTACGGGCTGATTCAGTACGCCAAGCCCAGCTGGCTCATCGACGACGCCGGCAACAACGTCACCGTGTTCGGATTCGGGGCGGTGGCGGTGGTCGGTATCGGCGCACTGGTGCTCGGCGTCGTTGTGATGATGCTGTGGCGGGTGGCCGCTCCGCCGTTCTTCCAGGGGGCGACACTGCCACGGCGCAGCGCGGATCTGGTGCTGGCACCCGCTGCCGCCACAACGCATTTCGGTCTGCCCGATGCGGTCGAGGCACAGCAGACCGTCATCGCCGGTGATCTGTCCAACCTGCCGGAGGGCGAGGTCGCGGTGAACCCGCAGACGGGTGAGGAATTCACCAAGGACTAG
- a CDS encoding HAMP domain-containing sensor histidine kinase, whose translation MTRPRYGIGPRLLAANSLVVLAGIATTSVVAAIVGPPMFRRLMDQQVAPGAGNDHPYERAFRDATAMSIGFAVAVSALAALALSWYLSRRVHRSATALSRAASAVADGHYDIRVPPPHLGREFDDVAAAFNKMAQRLGAVDDARRQMLADLAHEIRTPVAVLEAYMEAVEDGVQQLDQQTVATLRDQTRRLTRFSVDVNALSVAERRTTSIDARRVSAADLITTSAAAFAPRYQSKEVTLQARADDGLPDLWADPERIAQVLSNLLDNALRHTGPGGRVDVTAATTGDDIAITVSDTGDGVPAEHLDRLFDRFYRADAARDRQHGGAGIGLSIAKALVEAHGGHIQAHSDGPGTGTTFTVSLPSARHHLESADD comes from the coding sequence GTGACACGCCCGCGATATGGCATCGGCCCGCGCCTGCTGGCGGCCAACTCGCTGGTTGTCCTCGCCGGAATCGCCACCACCAGCGTGGTGGCCGCCATCGTGGGGCCTCCCATGTTCCGTCGGCTCATGGACCAGCAGGTGGCGCCCGGCGCGGGGAACGATCACCCCTATGAGCGAGCCTTCCGCGATGCCACCGCGATGTCCATCGGGTTCGCGGTCGCGGTGTCGGCGTTGGCGGCACTCGCCTTGAGCTGGTACCTGAGCCGCCGGGTGCATCGTTCGGCCACCGCGCTGTCTCGGGCGGCCTCCGCTGTTGCCGACGGGCACTACGACATACGAGTACCACCGCCGCATCTGGGCAGGGAATTCGATGACGTCGCAGCGGCATTCAACAAGATGGCGCAGCGGCTCGGCGCGGTGGACGATGCGCGCAGGCAGATGCTGGCCGACCTTGCTCACGAGATCAGGACCCCGGTGGCGGTGCTGGAGGCGTACATGGAGGCCGTGGAAGATGGTGTCCAACAACTCGATCAGCAGACGGTCGCCACCTTGCGGGATCAAACCCGTCGCCTGACTCGGTTCAGCGTCGACGTGAACGCGTTATCTGTCGCCGAGCGCCGCACCACCTCCATCGACGCCAGGCGAGTGTCCGCGGCCGACTTGATCACCACGTCGGCCGCGGCGTTCGCACCGCGCTATCAGAGCAAGGAGGTGACCCTGCAGGCCCGCGCCGACGACGGATTGCCCGACCTATGGGCCGATCCCGAGCGTATCGCCCAGGTTTTGAGCAATCTGCTCGATAACGCACTGCGCCATACGGGCCCAGGCGGCCGGGTCGATGTGACGGCGGCGACAACCGGTGACGACATCGCGATCACCGTCTCCGATACCGGCGACGGCGTGCCCGCGGAGCATCTGGACCGGCTGTTCGACCGGTTCTACCGGGCCGACGCCGCCCGCGATCGCCAACACGGCGGGGCAGGCATCGGACTGTCGATCGCCAAGGCGCTTGTGGAGGCGCACGGCGGGCACATCCAGGCACACAGCGATGGGCCGGGCACGGGAACCACGTTCACGGTGTCCCTGCCCAGCGCGCGCCATCACCTCGAAAGCGCCGACGACTAG
- a CDS encoding PQQ-dependent sugar dehydrogenase, with amino-acid sequence MLIRSRSRRVGDIRPNPVTGPTNEPSGKRLFVGSVAALAGTVTLLSGCVRFDPTQDQPFTEVPQRGVAQTTTTPPPPLPGKPFPKQCPADGVMQGCLEATSGLIMGSDGKTALVAERATGAVKEIATSAEPKVKTTIPVDPSGDGGLSDIILSPSYQQDRLMYAYISTPTDNRVIRIADGDVPKDILTGIPKGPTGNPGSLAFISPTTLVVQTGTGGNAAAANDPNSLAGKVIRIEQPTTIDQAAPTTAMSGLGDGGAMCVDAANGTLYVTDRSPAGDRLQKLTKDGKISTVWTWPDKPGVAGCAALDSSVMVNLVFNQTTVVVRQNPETGAVTGDPEVLRQKEQHGHVRALKLSADGNVWGGSINKDFGTATPTEDVVFPLFPKGGGFPRANDDLD; translated from the coding sequence ATGCTCATTCGCTCCCGGAGCCGCAGAGTCGGCGACATCCGGCCAAATCCCGTAACGGGACCGACCAATGAGCCATCGGGGAAAAGACTGTTTGTCGGTTCGGTGGCGGCGCTGGCGGGGACGGTGACACTGCTCTCCGGTTGTGTACGGTTCGACCCCACGCAAGATCAGCCGTTCACCGAGGTTCCGCAGCGTGGGGTTGCGCAGACCACGACCACCCCGCCGCCGCCGTTACCGGGTAAGCCGTTTCCCAAGCAGTGCCCTGCCGACGGCGTCATGCAGGGATGCCTGGAGGCCACCAGCGGACTCATCATGGGCAGCGACGGCAAGACCGCCCTGGTCGCCGAGCGCGCCACCGGCGCGGTCAAGGAGATCGCCACGAGCGCCGAGCCGAAGGTCAAGACGACCATCCCCGTCGATCCTTCCGGCGACGGCGGCCTGTCCGACATCATCCTCTCCCCTTCCTACCAGCAGGACCGGCTGATGTACGCCTACATCAGCACCCCGACCGACAACCGGGTGATCCGCATCGCCGACGGCGATGTGCCTAAGGACATCCTCACCGGAATCCCCAAGGGCCCCACCGGCAATCCGGGATCGCTGGCGTTCATCAGCCCCACCACACTGGTGGTTCAGACCGGCACCGGCGGCAATGCGGCGGCAGCCAACGATCCGAACTCTCTGGCCGGCAAGGTGATCCGCATCGAGCAGCCGACCACCATCGACCAGGCCGCTCCGACGACCGCGATGAGCGGTCTCGGCGACGGCGGTGCCATGTGCGTCGATGCCGCCAACGGCACCCTCTATGTCACCGATCGCTCCCCCGCGGGCGACCGGCTGCAAAAGCTCACCAAGGACGGCAAGATCTCGACGGTCTGGACCTGGCCGGACAAGCCCGGAGTGGCCGGATGTGCGGCATTGGACAGCTCGGTGATGGTCAACCTGGTGTTCAACCAGACGACGGTCGTCGTGCGCCAGAATCCCGAAACGGGGGCGGTCACCGGGGATCCCGAGGTGCTCCGGCAAAAGGAGCAGCACGGTCACGTACGGGCGCTGAAGCTCTCGGCCGACGGAAACGTCTGGGGCGGTTCCATCAACAAAGACTTCGGTACCGCCACCCCGACCGAGGACGTGGTCTTCCCGCTGTTCCCGAAGGGCGGCGGATTCCCCCGCGCCAACGACGACCTGGACTAG
- a CDS encoding DoxX family protein yields the protein MTGHSDDPQVWRKPPELVDPEDDVPSATYGGDFETTAIPHYQAEKLTSSHDVKEVGPLYDPAPLPYAEPATTQISSEAVQARHAAPWGTQDPTGDRRGTQDLGLLLLRVGVGAVLIAHGLRKVFGWWGGTGLGGFETTLGERGFKYADILTYVGVTAELGAGVLLVLGLLTPLAGAAALAFMVNVLLSDMVSDKANRYAIFWPDGHEFELLMIVAIIAVILVGPGRYGFDAGRGWARRPFVGSFAALLLGLGAAAAIWVFLNGTNPLA from the coding sequence GTGACCGGTCATTCAGACGATCCACAGGTGTGGCGTAAGCCGCCTGAACTGGTCGACCCTGAAGACGATGTGCCGTCGGCCACCTATGGCGGCGATTTCGAGACCACGGCAATCCCGCATTACCAGGCGGAGAAGCTGACGAGCTCCCACGACGTGAAAGAGGTTGGACCGTTGTACGATCCAGCGCCGCTGCCCTATGCCGAACCTGCCACCACGCAAATATCCTCCGAGGCGGTGCAGGCCCGACATGCCGCGCCGTGGGGGACGCAGGACCCGACGGGCGACCGTCGCGGCACTCAAGATCTCGGACTGTTGTTGCTGCGTGTCGGCGTCGGCGCGGTGCTGATCGCCCACGGACTGCGCAAGGTTTTCGGCTGGTGGGGCGGGACCGGACTGGGCGGTTTCGAGACAACTCTGGGAGAGCGCGGCTTCAAGTACGCCGACATCCTTACTTATGTGGGCGTCACGGCGGAGCTGGGCGCCGGGGTGCTGCTGGTTCTGGGCCTGCTCACGCCGCTGGCGGGTGCGGCCGCACTGGCCTTCATGGTCAACGTACTGCTGTCCGACATGGTGTCCGACAAGGCGAATCGTTACGCGATCTTCTGGCCGGACGGTCATGAGTTCGAGCTGCTGATGATCGTCGCGATCATCGCGGTGATCCTCGTCGGTCCTGGTCGTTACGGGTTTGACGCCGGGCGCGGCTGGGCCCGCAGGCCATTTGTGGGCTCCTTCGCGGCGCTGTTGCTGGGCCTGGGCGCGGCAGCGGCCATCTGGGTCTTCCTCAACGGAACAAATCCGCTGGCCTAA
- a CDS encoding response regulator transcription factor, translating to MDGLPDKAAPIPAPDYRALVVDDEVPLAEVVASYLRREMFEVHLAHDGRRALDLAREVDPDVVILDIGLPGVDGIEVCRQLRVFSDAYVVMLTARDTEVDTIVGLSVGADDYVTKPFSPREVVARVRAMLRRPRRVPAPSEDPALELSPPRVFGALRINVDSREVHVDQTPVTLTRTEFDVLSALSSRPGMVLSRKQLLDAVWGDSWVGNDNIVDVHIGHLRQKLGDNPTSPRYVTTVRGIGYRMGSGS from the coding sequence ATGGACGGTCTTCCCGACAAAGCCGCACCGATCCCCGCCCCAGACTATCGAGCGTTGGTCGTCGACGATGAAGTGCCGCTGGCGGAAGTGGTGGCGAGTTACCTCCGACGCGAAATGTTCGAGGTACACCTCGCACACGACGGCCGCCGCGCACTCGATCTGGCGCGCGAGGTCGATCCCGATGTGGTGATTCTCGATATCGGCTTACCGGGTGTGGACGGCATCGAGGTCTGCAGGCAGCTTCGGGTCTTCTCGGATGCCTATGTGGTGATGCTGACGGCACGGGATACCGAGGTGGACACCATCGTCGGGCTTTCCGTCGGCGCCGACGACTACGTGACCAAACCCTTCAGTCCACGCGAGGTCGTCGCCCGCGTTCGCGCAATGCTTCGACGCCCCCGCCGGGTGCCGGCCCCCTCGGAGGACCCAGCCCTGGAACTAAGCCCACCCCGCGTGTTCGGCGCATTGCGCATCAATGTGGACAGCCGTGAGGTGCATGTCGACCAGACCCCAGTCACGTTGACCCGCACCGAATTCGATGTGCTTTCCGCCCTGTCGTCACGACCGGGCATGGTGCTCAGCAGAAAGCAACTCCTCGACGCGGTGTGGGGCGACAGCTGGGTGGGAAACGACAACATCGTCGATGTGCATATCGGGCACCTGCGCCAGAAGCTGGGTGACAACCCGACCTCGCCTCGGTATGTGACGACCGTGCGGGGCATCGGCTATCGCATGGGGTCTGGATCGTGA
- a CDS encoding carboxylesterase/lipase family protein, producing MASAPLRVATNSGEIEGFVRRGMRRFRGIPYAEPPVGPLRLRSPQPVQPWAGVRRCKRFGAVPYQPKVFTPQKRRSEDCLTLNVVTPSVLPEGPLPVMFYIYGGGYFLGASASPPYEGSILARRGCVYVSANYRVGALGAFDLSSLSDGEHVIESNLYLRDLVLALQWVRENIRAFGGDPDNVTIFGESAGASGVETLMATPAAAGLFHRAIIQSTASGLAADADSIAHDARRFAELLGATADNAAATVMNASPRQLLRAQHKLIAEGGFPFGPSVDGDYLPRTPVESMERGEAQRVPLIIGSNADEARLFTKAIKVMPLSEAEQLEILVRGGSGYRERIVAAYPGYPSKDARLRLAGDMFFTSSVWRIARAHQQVAPVYVYQFDYAPWPVRAVGLKGSHATELLAVFGNYRGPAGPILAGSLTHRDASRVVDEVQQRWVAFARSGAPSDDWPPYHGPDWPVMVFDRETRVEPNLGADRRDIWAGFLLRAPDRRPQAS from the coding sequence ATGGCATCGGCGCCCCTACGTGTAGCGACCAACAGCGGTGAGATCGAGGGATTTGTCCGTCGCGGTATGCGGCGTTTCCGTGGGATCCCGTATGCCGAACCGCCCGTGGGGCCGCTGCGCTTGCGTTCGCCCCAGCCGGTTCAGCCCTGGGCAGGTGTGCGGCGCTGCAAGCGATTTGGTGCGGTGCCATACCAGCCCAAGGTGTTCACGCCGCAGAAGCGGCGCAGCGAGGACTGCCTGACACTCAATGTGGTGACGCCCTCGGTATTGCCGGAGGGTCCGCTGCCGGTGATGTTCTACATCTACGGCGGCGGCTACTTTCTCGGCGCCAGCGCATCGCCGCCCTACGAGGGATCGATTCTGGCACGTCGCGGATGCGTCTACGTGTCGGCGAACTATCGCGTGGGTGCGTTGGGTGCTTTCGATCTGTCCTCGCTGTCCGACGGCGAACACGTCATCGAGAGCAATCTGTACCTGCGGGATCTCGTGTTGGCCCTGCAGTGGGTGCGCGAGAATATTCGCGCGTTCGGCGGCGACCCGGACAACGTCACCATCTTCGGCGAGAGCGCGGGTGCCAGTGGCGTAGAAACATTGATGGCGACCCCGGCGGCGGCAGGGTTGTTCCATCGCGCGATCATCCAGAGCACCGCGAGTGGCCTGGCCGCCGATGCCGATTCGATCGCCCACGATGCCCGGCGTTTCGCCGAACTCCTTGGCGCGACGGCCGATAACGCTGCCGCAACCGTCATGAATGCCTCGCCGCGACAGCTCCTGCGGGCGCAGCACAAGTTGATCGCGGAGGGCGGGTTTCCGTTCGGGCCTTCCGTCGATGGTGATTATCTGCCAAGGACTCCCGTCGAATCCATGGAACGCGGTGAAGCGCAAAGAGTTCCATTGATCATCGGCAGCAATGCCGATGAGGCCAGACTCTTTACCAAGGCGATCAAGGTGATGCCCCTGTCGGAAGCCGAGCAGTTGGAGATCCTTGTGCGCGGCGGCTCGGGCTATCGAGAACGGATTGTCGCGGCCTACCCGGGATATCCGTCGAAAGACGCACGGCTGCGGCTGGCGGGCGACATGTTCTTCACATCCTCGGTGTGGCGGATCGCGCGGGCGCATCAACAGGTCGCACCGGTGTACGTCTACCAATTCGATTACGCGCCCTGGCCTGTGCGCGCCGTCGGTTTGAAGGGATCACATGCCACCGAGCTGCTCGCGGTCTTCGGCAACTACCGGGGGCCTGCCGGCCCGATCTTGGCCGGCAGTCTGACCCATCGGGACGCGTCGCGAGTCGTCGACGAGGTGCAACAGCGGTGGGTGGCCTTCGCACGCAGCGGTGCTCCCAGCGACGATTGGCCGCCGTATCACGGTCCGGATTGGCCGGTGATGGTCTTCGACCGTGAGACGCGTGTCGAGCCGAACTTGGGCGCCGACCGCCGCGATATATGGGCCGGCTTCTTGCTGAGAGCGCCGGATCGCCGACCGCAGGCCTCGTAA